The sequence GCGCCCACCACCGCCGCATGGAAGACATCGGGCCGGCGCAGCGCGGCCAGGGCGGCCAGATAGCCGCCGAACGACCAGCCGCGGATCGCGACCCGCTCCAGGTCGAAGGGGAAGGATTCGGCCAGCGCCTGGAGGGCGTCGACCTGGTCCTCCAGGACGACCGCGGCCAGCTCCCGCGAGATCGCCTTCTCCCAGCCGGGGGAACGTCCCGGGGTGCCCCGGCCGTCCGCCACCAGCACCGCGAACCCCTGGTCCGCGAACCACTGCGACGTCAGATGCGCATGGTGCGCGGCGACCACCCGCTGTCCGTGCGGCCCGCCGTACGGATCCAGCAGCACCGGCAGCGGACCGTCGGCCTCCGTATAGCCGGTGGGCAGCAGCACCGCGCACGGAATCTCCCGCTCCCCGGCCAGCACGAAGCGCGGACGGGCGGTCAGCTGCGGCTCCTCGGCGTACGAGGCGAGCGTGGCCAGCGTCTTCTCGCCGCCGTCCGCATCCAGCCGCAGGACCTCCACCCGGGCCCCGGGCCACTCGGCCGACGCCTGGGAGAGCACCACCAGCTCCCCGCTGCGCACCGCCGAGGACACCGTCGGGAACGGCCGCGCGCCCACCCGCTCCCAGCCGCCCTGGTCGCCGCTGCCGCGGAACCAGGCGCGGTAGACGCCGATGTCCTTCATATCCGTACCGCTCGCGGAGAACAGGACGTCGTCCTCTCCGACGTCCAGTACGGCGCGCACATGCAGCGGTGCACCCGTCAACGGCCGGTCGCCGACGAACAGTTTGCGGGCGCCGCCCTCGTCCGCGATCCGCACCAGCCGTCCGTCCGGAGTCCAGGCGGGCGCCCCGGGGAACGGCTCGACCCACACCTCGTCCTCGTCGTCGTGCACCGTACGGGTCGCGCCGGTCCCGGTGTCGACGGTCAGATAGCGCTGGTCGCGCTGGTCGCGGGATTGCACCAGGAGCAGCGGCGGACCGCCCGCGGACCAGTGCACGCGCGCCAGATAGGGGTAGCGGACGTGGTCCCAGGTGACCTCCGTACGGGAGCCGTCCAGCCCCAACAGGGCCAGGGTCACCACGGCGTTGGCGGTGCCGGCCGCGGGGTAGGCGACCGGCACCGGCTCGCGGTCGGGGTGGGCGGGGTCGGCGATCCACCAGCGCCGCACCGGGGACTCGTCGACCCGGGCGGCCAGCAGCCGGTCGCTGTCGGGCGACCACCAGAAGCCCCGGTGGCGGCCCATCTCCTCCGCGGCGATGAACTCCGCCAGGCCCCAGGTGACCTGCGGACCGTCCGGCGCGGCGAGGAGCCGGTCGGCGGTACGGGTGTTGGCGGTACGGGTGTCGCCCGCGCCGTCGTCGGACGCGCTCTCTTCGTCGGGGGCGGCCCCGCCGTCGGAGGTGGCCCCGCCGTCCACCGAGACCACCCGCAGCCCGCCCTGTGCCACGAACGCCACCCGCCGCCCGTCCGGCGACGGCCGCGGGTCCACCACGGGCCCCTGGACCGGGAGTTCACGTGTGGTGCCGGCCCGCAGCTCCGAGACGAACAGCCGGCCGGAGAGGGTGAACGCCGCCAACTCCACGGCCTCGTCCACCGCGTAGCCGACCACGCCCGCCGAGCCTTCCCGGGTACGCTCGCGGCGGGCCCGCTCCTCGGGGGAGAGTTCCTCGTCCGCCCCGGCCAGCAGCGCCAGGGGGTCGGCGGCGGTGAACTCCCGTCCCTCGTCCAGGTCGAGGACCCACAGCCGCTGGGCGCGGTCGGTGCCCGAAGCGGAGCGCAGGAAGACGACGCGGGCGCCGTCGGGCGAGAGGGCGTAGCCGCGCGGGGCGCCCAGGGTGAAACGCTGTGTACGGGCGTACTGCCGGGGGAAGGAAGGCTGTCCGGTCGTCATGGGCCCGAGCCTAAAGGGGCGCGGGCCCAAAGGGCGTGGGCCACCGGTGGTCGCACTCGTGAAGATCGCGTGCGCCCCTCCTCTGCACCCGTGCACCGACTTATGCACTCGGACGGAAAGTTATGATCCCTTGCGCGTCATGGGTACGGGGTAAAGAGCCCATGGCATAACCCGGTGTGCGGGTCGTCGAGGCGTCCCGTGTGCCACCAACTCTGTCCGGTCCGTGCGTACTTGGAGGTGAGCCGCCGTGGCACTCTCGATTTCGGCGGTGGTGCTGCTGGCGATCATCGTCTTCTTGCTTGTCAAGAAGTCCGGGCTGAAGGCCGCGCATGCGTTTGTCTGCATGCTGCTGGGCTTCTATCTGGCCAGCTCGTCCATCGCCCCGACGGTCAAGCAGGTGACGACGAACGTGGCCAGCATGCTCGGCAACATCAAGTTCTGAGCCACCGCACCCTCGAGTTCCGAACCACTGCACCTGCTGATCGGGTCCGGGTGTCCGGGGCGGCCGTCCCAGGGTGCCGCCCCGGACACCCGTCCCCCGATCGGGTGCAGGGACGGCGACCGGGATCGCCTGCTGAGGGCTCGGAGGACGGCTCGTAGGCTGTCGGCATGTCCCACCCGTCTCCCACCACCGCCCCGGGCGGAGATGCCGCGCAGCGCAGTGACATCCCTTCCCGCCGCCTCCTGCTGGTCCATGCGCACCCCGACGACGAGTCGATCAACAACGGTGTGACCATGGCCAGGTACGCCGCCGAGGGTGCCCTGGTCACCCTGGTGACCTGCACACTCGGCGAAGAGGGCGAGGTCATCCCGGCCGAGCTCGCCCATCTGGCACCCGACCGCGAGGACGCCCTCGGCGCGCACCGTGTCGGCGAGCTGGCCGCCGCCATGGCCGCGCTGGGCGTCACCGACCACCGTTTCCTCGGCGGCGCGGGCCGCTACCGCGACTCCGGAATGATGGGCGCGCCCCAGAACGACCGGCCGCAGGCGTTCTGGCAGGCCGATCTCGACGAGGCGGCCGCGCATCTGGTGGCCGTCATCCGTGAGATCCGTCCCCAGGTCCTGGTGACATATGACCCGAACGGCGGATACGGGCACCCCGATCACATCCAGGCGCACCGCGTCGCGATGCGCGGCGCGGAGCTCGCCGGACGGGCGGACTTCCGCCCGGACCTGGGCCCCGCGTACGCGATCGAGAAGATCTACTGGAACTGCAACGCCCGCTCGGACGTCGAGAAGGGCTTCGCCAGGCTGTCGGCCGCCGGGGTCTCCTTCCCCGGGATCGCCTCGGTGGACGACGTCCCGGGCGTGGTGCCGGATGCCGAGGTCACCGCGTCGATCGGCGGCGGCCCGGTGTACGCGGCGGCCAAGGCCGCGGCGATGCGCGCCCACTACACCCAGATCGCGGTCGACGGACCGTTCTTCGCGCTCTCCAATGATCTGGGCCAGCCGCTGTTCGGCAGCGAGCACTATCGACTGGTGCACGGTGAGGCGGGCGCCCCGGAGGGCGAGCGCGAGGACGACCTGTTCGCCGGGATCCCGGCGGGCGCGGGCAGCGCCGTCGGCGGCGGCGAGAGCGGCAGCCGGACGGCGGAGCGGACGGAGCACCGGGCGGCGGACCGGATGGAGGAGGCGGCGGAATGAGCGCGGGAAACGGGCCCGGCAAGGGACCAGGTGAGCGACCCGGAAACGGGCCCGGAAGCGGTTCCGGCAAGGGGCCCGGCAAGGGTGCGGGAAGGCCCGCGGGGAAGGGCGCTGCCGCGGGCGGCAAGGGCAACGGGCCCGGCGCACCGCAGCGGTCGCGGGCGGGCGGCGGCGCCTCCGCCGCGCGCCCCGTGCCCCCCGCCCCGCCCCGCCCCGCCGCCGGGCCGTCGGCCCCGGTGACGCCGGGCCGGATCGGCCTGTACGTGCTGCTGCTGGTCGCGGGGGTCCTGGTCGCCGTGGCCGGGACGCTCGTCCAAGCGGCGTGGTTCCCGGGCGGATTGCTGCTGGCGCTGGCCGCGGCGGCCGGTCTCTTCCACGGCGGCGCCACCGCGACCGGCACCCTGGCCGGTGCGATGATCCCGGGCGCGGGCTGGCTGGTGGCCGTGTTCCTCCTGCTCAGTCAGGTCCGGCCGGAGGGGGACTTCCTCTTCGGCGCCGGGACCAGCTCGTACCTCTTCCTGGCCGGTGGCCTGGCGGTCGCTGTGATCTGCGCCACCGTCGCCCAGCGGCGTGCTGTGGGCGTACCGCACGGCCGAGTTGGCGGATGACATGGTCCATAGCAGGACCAAACCGGCGGCGAGCCCGCTAAACGGGTTGTGTCCAGGGGGTTCGCCCATGGCGGCGGTGTTCGTACGCTCTTCGGGTGTCCGTCGGCGGCGGCCAGTATGGTGGTGCGCGCCGCCGCGCCGCCCTGGGGGCACACCCTCGGCTAACGCCGGGGGCTCCCCCACCTGGCCTGTGGCCGGGGATCATCGCTGACGAGCGGCGGAGCCAACCGGGAGAACCTGCTTTGAGTCGTGAATCTGACAGTTCGTCCTCCGGCCCCCAGGGCCGTGGCGGAGCCGCGTACCCCTCGGGCACGCAGCCGTACGGCTCGCCCGGGGGAAACGCCGACGAGGCCGCGGCCCGGCCGGAGGAGCCGAAGACCGAGACCACGCTGACGACGCGGATCAAGATCAACATTCCGGGGTCCCGCCCCATCCCGCCGGTCGTCGTGCGCAAGCCCGTCGGTGAGGAGTCCGGCATGGGCGCTCCGGCCGCGCCCGGCGGCCCCGCCGGATCCCCGGGCCCGTCCGCTCCCGCACGTGGCGCCGAACGCAGCGGCGAGCGCACCGCGAACACCCCGCGGCCCGAGGCGGCCGGGGACGCGCCGACCACCGGTGGCCCCGGTGACAAGACCAGCGACTGGTTCGCCCCGCGCAAGCCGGGCGCCGGCCCCGGTGGCGGGTCCTCGACGGGCTCGCACCAGGTC is a genomic window of Streptomyces gilvosporeus containing:
- the mshB gene encoding N-acetyl-1-D-myo-inositol-2-amino-2-deoxy-alpha-D-glucopyranoside deacetylase codes for the protein MSHPSPTTAPGGDAAQRSDIPSRRLLLVHAHPDDESINNGVTMARYAAEGALVTLVTCTLGEEGEVIPAELAHLAPDREDALGAHRVGELAAAMAALGVTDHRFLGGAGRYRDSGMMGAPQNDRPQAFWQADLDEAAAHLVAVIREIRPQVLVTYDPNGGYGHPDHIQAHRVAMRGAELAGRADFRPDLGPAYAIEKIYWNCNARSDVEKGFARLSAAGVSFPGIASVDDVPGVVPDAEVTASIGGGPVYAAAKAAAMRAHYTQIAVDGPFFALSNDLGQPLFGSEHYRLVHGEAGAPEGEREDDLFAGIPAGAGSAVGGGESGSRTAERTEHRAADRMEEAAE
- a CDS encoding prolyl oligopeptidase family serine peptidase; amino-acid sequence: MTTGQPSFPRQYARTQRFTLGAPRGYALSPDGARVVFLRSASGTDRAQRLWVLDLDEGREFTAADPLALLAGADEELSPEERARRERTREGSAGVVGYAVDEAVELAAFTLSGRLFVSELRAGTTRELPVQGPVVDPRPSPDGRRVAFVAQGGLRVVSVDGGATSDGGAAPDEESASDDGAGDTRTANTRTADRLLAAPDGPQVTWGLAEFIAAEEMGRHRGFWWSPDSDRLLAARVDESPVRRWWIADPAHPDREPVPVAYPAAGTANAVVTLALLGLDGSRTEVTWDHVRYPYLARVHWSAGGPPLLLVQSRDQRDQRYLTVDTGTGATRTVHDDEDEVWVEPFPGAPAWTPDGRLVRIADEGGARKLFVGDRPLTGAPLHVRAVLDVGEDDVLFSASGTDMKDIGVYRAWFRGSGDQGGWERVGARPFPTVSSAVRSGELVVLSQASAEWPGARVEVLRLDADGGEKTLATLASYAEEPQLTARPRFVLAGEREIPCAVLLPTGYTEADGPLPVLLDPYGGPHGQRVVAAHHAHLTSQWFADQGFAVLVADGRGTPGRSPGWEKAISRELAAVVLEDQVDALQALAESFPFDLERVAIRGWSFGGYLAALAALRRPDVFHAAVVGAPVTDLRLYDTHYQERYLGHPDEEPAVYAENSLVTDEGLSGAVEPHRPLMIVHGLADDNVVVAHALRLSAALLAAGRPHEVLPLSGVTHMTPQEQVAENLLLLQVDFLKRSLGMA
- a CDS encoding DUF6113 family protein, with the translated sequence MSAGNGPGKGPGERPGNGPGSGSGKGPGKGAGRPAGKGAAAGGKGNGPGAPQRSRAGGGASAARPVPPAPPRPAAGPSAPVTPGRIGLYVLLLVAGVLVAVAGTLVQAAWFPGGLLLALAAAAGLFHGGATATGTLAGAMIPGAGWLVAVFLLLSQVRPEGDFLFGAGTSSYLFLAGGLAVAVICATVAQRRAVGVPHGRVGG